From a region of the Desulfatirhabdium butyrativorans DSM 18734 genome:
- a CDS encoding lipocalin family protein, whose amino-acid sequence MKNLVLPFLLFLFGCVGIPERVKPVDHFQLERYLGEWFEIARLDHSFERGLSRVSAHYSMRDDGGVRVLNRGYSETKKTWKQAEGKAYFVQGPDIGYLKVSFFGPFYGSYIIFDLDREHYRYALVCGPDKSYLWILSRDPKMQGDLRDALIARAAALGFDTSGLIFVDQQ is encoded by the coding sequence GTGAAAAATCTCGTTCTACCCTTCCTTCTCTTCTTGTTTGGATGTGTCGGCATACCGGAACGGGTGAAGCCCGTCGATCATTTTCAATTGGAGCGGTATCTGGGCGAGTGGTTCGAGATCGCGAGGCTGGATCATTCCTTTGAGCGGGGGCTGAGCCGGGTGAGCGCCCACTACAGCATGCGGGATGACGGCGGTGTGCGGGTGTTGAACCGGGGGTATTCAGAAACGAAAAAAACGTGGAAACAGGCCGAAGGCAAAGCCTATTTCGTTCAGGGACCCGATATCGGCTACTTGAAGGTCTCCTTCTTCGGACCTTTTTACGGCTCCTATATCATATTCGATCTGGACCGTGAGCATTACCGCTACGCGCTGGTGTGCGGGCCTGACAAATCCTATTTGTGGATTCTATCCCGGGATCCGAAGATGCAGGGCGATTTGCGGGATGCCCTCATCGCCAGGGCGGCGGCATTGGGCTTTGACACAAGCGGATTGATCTTTGTCGATCAGCAGTAG
- a CDS encoding metallophosphoesterase family protein, producing MKTCFFGDIHGNIWALEAVLRHAEARHADRLICLGDWVGWLPFGDRTYERMIRLAIPSVAGNHDLMVAGVFPDLAHQTDRMQASAYNAALLCCRYPSNEALTTLSQLPLTLDYPGMSVVHHSPFSLPREGEPPAITHFPYLDEKTLGESLEAWSRYPVALIVSGHDHIPAVFELRADAGEPSPIQRLRIHKPENEPVFTLKMEETSRYWVKAGSVGGPYRDGVFAANSFILDDARATLSLHRIPYDSTELKRSLSENRYFRNIRALDGYRR from the coding sequence GCATGCCGAGGCACGGCATGCCGATCGGTTGATCTGCCTGGGAGACTGGGTGGGATGGCTTCCTTTCGGAGATCGCACCTACGAGCGGATGATCCGTCTTGCCATACCCAGTGTGGCGGGCAATCATGACCTGATGGTGGCAGGCGTTTTCCCGGATCTGGCGCATCAGACGGACCGGATGCAGGCAAGCGCCTACAATGCCGCACTGCTCTGCTGCCGGTATCCATCGAACGAAGCGCTCACGACGCTGTCTCAATTGCCGCTCACCCTGGATTATCCGGGCATGAGCGTTGTCCACCACAGCCCGTTCAGCCTGCCCCGGGAAGGCGAGCCCCCCGCCATCACCCATTTTCCCTACCTCGACGAGAAAACGCTCGGCGAGAGTCTCGAGGCCTGGTCCCGCTATCCGGTCGCGCTCATTGTCAGTGGTCATGACCATATCCCGGCCGTATTCGAGCTGCGGGCGGACGCGGGCGAGCCATCCCCGATCCAGCGCCTCCGGATACACAAACCGGAAAACGAACCAGTGTTTACCCTGAAAATGGAGGAGACAAGCCGCTACTGGGTGAAAGCCGGAAGCGTGGGCGGACCTTACCGGGACGGGGTGTTTGCGGCCAACAGCTTCATTCTGGATGACGCCCGTGCAACGCTTTCGCTTCACCGGATCCCCTATGACAGCACCGAGCTGAAGCGAAGTCTGTCGGAAAACCGGTATTTCCGGAACATCCGGGCGCTCGATGGCTATCGAAGATAA